A part of Methanocalculus alkaliphilus genomic DNA contains:
- a CDS encoding endonuclease Q family protein, translating to MIRVAADLHIHSCFSMATSKDMLPDHILAGCRIKGLNAIGSGDALHPEWRRMWGDADNPEGIIILPTAEVEDQNRVHHLIVSEDFETFAALEETFSPYCSHIQTSGRPHLRLAGSEIARYVNEAGGVIGPAHAFTPWRSIYAAFSSLQDCYGDAKVGFLELGLSADSRDGAGISELAQIPFLTNSDAHSPHPAKLGRECTIFSLSSPTPASLLRAIQSGSIEMNIGFFPEEGKYNRTACTRCYHQYSLAEAEEYGWRCPVDKGRIKKGVRDRALELSSGEPKGRPPYLHIIPLPEIISTVLGTSSPITKRCRLLYNELIEVFDNELALLVAIPPDEIRSVHQGVGDAVAAFREGRVTLHPGGGGQYGSFSL from the coding sequence ATGATCCGTGTTGCAGCTGATCTGCATATCCATTCCTGTTTTTCGATGGCAACGTCGAAGGATATGCTCCCTGACCATATCCTCGCCGGGTGCAGGATAAAGGGTCTCAATGCTATCGGAAGTGGGGATGCTCTTCATCCGGAATGGAGGCGGATGTGGGGGGATGCTGATAATCCGGAGGGTATCATCATCCTTCCGACGGCGGAGGTCGAGGATCAGAACCGGGTTCATCACCTGATCGTCTCTGAGGATTTTGAGACCTTTGCAGCACTTGAGGAGACTTTCTCTCCATACTGCTCCCATATCCAAACATCAGGGAGGCCGCACCTTCGCCTTGCCGGCTCTGAGATTGCCCGGTATGTCAATGAAGCAGGCGGGGTGATCGGCCCGGCTCATGCCTTCACCCCGTGGCGGTCGATCTATGCCGCTTTCTCTTCGCTTCAGGACTGCTATGGCGATGCAAAGGTCGGTTTTCTGGAGCTTGGCCTCTCTGCGGACAGCAGGGATGGTGCCGGGATCAGTGAGCTTGCACAGATTCCATTTCTGACAAACTCTGATGCCCACAGTCCGCACCCGGCAAAGCTCGGTCGGGAATGTACTATCTTCTCGCTATCATCGCCGACTCCCGCAAGCCTTCTCCGGGCGATCCAATCGGGATCCATTGAGATGAATATCGGATTCTTCCCTGAAGAAGGCAAGTATAACCGAACGGCCTGTACCCGGTGCTATCACCAGTACTCGCTGGCTGAGGCAGAGGAGTACGGGTGGCGGTGCCCGGTTGATAAAGGGAGGATCAAGAAAGGGGTCAGGGATCGCGCCCTGGAACTATCCAGTGGTGAGCCGAAGGGACGCCCTCCCTACCTCCATATCATCCCGCTGCCGGAGATCATCAGCACGGTTCTTGGGACCAGTTCTCCGATAACGAAGAGGTGCCGGCTCCTCTACAATGAACTTATCGAGGTCTTCGATAATGAGCTTGCCCTTCTGGTTGCGATTCCTCCTGATGAGATCCGGTCGGTTCATCAGGGTGTGGGCGATGCCGTCGCCGCCTTCAGGGAAGGGAGGGTAACCCTTCATCCCGGTGGCGGCGGGCAGTATGGATCCTTCTCACTCTGA
- a CDS encoding RNA-protein complex protein Nop10 — MFGRMRRCPEDGTYTFSQICTRCALRTRPVHPPRFSPQDRYGRYRRQMRSWIE; from the coding sequence ATGTTTGGCCGGATGAGACGGTGCCCTGAGGATGGCACCTATACTTTTTCTCAGATCTGCACCAGGTGTGCTCTTCGCACGCGACCGGTGCATCCACCCCGATTCTCACCACAGGATCGCTATGGCAGATACAGGAGGCAGATGCGTTCATGGATCGAGTAA
- a CDS encoding cobalt-precorrin-7 (C(5))-methyltransferase has product MKVVGVGCGEGMLTEEAIAAILSARLIYGSGRAIERVNRYIHPDCAVNTITDYKALKGLPDDAVILSTGDPLLAGLGYLGGEIISGISSLQVAFARVGVPWSNASVIDAHGKDHEKAVDDIRHDLSRNRPVFVIADPKFPVHTLAGALRGMDCVIYICQDLGEKEERIITGTPEKPPVPDSKLFCCIVSPGPAE; this is encoded by the coding sequence ATGAAGGTGGTTGGTGTCGGATGCGGCGAGGGGATGCTCACAGAGGAGGCGATTGCGGCGATCCTCTCTGCCCGGCTCATCTATGGATCCGGACGGGCAATCGAACGGGTGAATCGATATATTCACCCTGATTGTGCTGTCAATACAATCACCGACTACAAGGCGCTTAAGGGTCTTCCTGATGATGCAGTCATCCTCTCGACCGGAGATCCCCTCCTCGCTGGCCTTGGATACCTTGGAGGGGAGATCATCTCCGGGATCTCATCACTTCAGGTCGCTTTTGCACGAGTCGGTGTACCATGGAGTAACGCCTCCGTGATCGATGCCCATGGAAAGGATCATGAGAAGGCAGTCGATGATATTCGTCATGATCTCAGCCGGAACCGTCCCGTCTTCGTCATCGCGGATCCGAAATTTCCGGTACACACGCTTGCAGGTGCACTGCGTGGGATGGATTGTGTGATATATATCTGTCAGGATCTTGGGGAGAAGGAGGAGCGGATCATCACCGGTACGCCCGAGAAGCCTCCCGTTCCGGATTCAAAGCTCTTCTGCTGTATTGTTTCACCAGGCCCGGCAGAGTGA
- a CDS encoding proteasome assembly chaperone family protein gives MDRVTITYTVDNPDDYSAQIMIEGLPGVGHVGKLVADHIVDELEGVLVAEIISPHFPPQVMIDREGTVHLPKNELYYIPGDQPMLILTGDCQSVSPEGHYIMTGHYLDLAVVFGVTRIYTLGGYGVGHLVETPRVLCAADQAALVTLAVEAGCTFSPDEPPGGIIGAAGLLVALGSLRGIEGIALLGETSGYLVDPISARAVITVLSKLIGRDFDPARLQRTAEELEGALEKLKESEADRERDDLSYIG, from the coding sequence ATGGATCGAGTAACAATCACCTATACAGTTGATAATCCGGATGACTACTCCGCTCAGATTATGATAGAGGGGCTTCCGGGTGTCGGCCATGTCGGCAAACTCGTCGCCGATCATATCGTTGACGAACTCGAGGGAGTTCTGGTTGCAGAGATCATCTCGCCCCACTTTCCACCGCAGGTGATGATCGACCGGGAGGGTACTGTTCATCTCCCCAAAAACGAGCTTTACTACATTCCCGGCGATCAGCCGATGCTCATTCTGACGGGAGACTGCCAGAGTGTCTCCCCTGAAGGCCATTATATCATGACCGGTCATTATCTTGATCTCGCCGTTGTGTTTGGTGTCACCCGCATCTATACCCTCGGCGGATATGGTGTCGGCCACCTTGTCGAGACGCCCCGGGTTCTCTGTGCAGCTGATCAGGCTGCGCTTGTCACTCTGGCAGTGGAAGCAGGTTGTACCTTTTCACCGGACGAACCTCCTGGAGGGATCATCGGTGCAGCCGGTCTCCTCGTCGCCCTTGGCTCCCTCCGTGGTATTGAAGGCATTGCACTTCTCGGGGAGACCTCAGGGTACCTCGTTGATCCGATCAGCGCACGTGCCGTCATCACGGTCCTCTCAAAACTCATCGGCAGGGACTTCGATCCCGCACGTCTTCAGAGGACGGCTGAAGAACTTGAAGGAGCCCTTGAAAAGCTGAAGGAGTCTGAAGCTGATCGGGAACGCGATGATCTCTCCTATATCGGGTAG
- a CDS encoding CbiM family transporter, whose product MVHVSDGILPMPVVAAGWIITIILLATTYRWVGREEDLAAQIPKLSVMTGAFFVASLVHIDIPPSSAHLILNGLVGIVLGPLSYIGIFIGITLQALLFQHGGITVIGVNAVILGVPALICYLCFLITSGRGLPLTLISGIIGGLAVLLSVLLLVATLVISGSEFSAIAGLLAVAHIPIIITEAIITGVIVGYLVRVKPQLLPIQLKGGKR is encoded by the coding sequence ATGGTTCATGTATCCGATGGAATTCTCCCCATGCCGGTAGTTGCAGCAGGCTGGATTATTACCATTATCCTGCTTGCAACAACCTACCGCTGGGTGGGACGGGAGGAGGATCTGGCAGCACAGATACCAAAATTATCAGTGATGACAGGTGCATTCTTTGTCGCCTCGCTTGTGCATATCGACATTCCCCCTTCCAGTGCACACCTTATCTTAAACGGGCTTGTCGGAATCGTGCTTGGTCCACTCTCTTATATTGGCATCTTCATCGGCATCACGCTCCAGGCGCTGCTCTTCCAGCATGGAGGTATCACCGTCATCGGGGTGAATGCCGTGATACTGGGTGTCCCGGCTCTCATCTGCTATCTCTGCTTCCTGATAACCTCTGGGCGGGGACTGCCACTCACCCTCATTAGTGGTATCATTGGCGGGCTTGCCGTTCTTCTCAGCGTCCTTCTTCTGGTTGCAACCCTTGTCATCTCAGGAAGCGAATTCAGTGCAATCGCAGGTCTCCTCGCAGTTGCACATATTCCGATTATCATTACCGAAGCGATCATTACAGGAGTGATAGTGGGGTACCTGGTGCGTGTAAAACCCCAATTATTACCAATTCAACTGAAGGGAGGGAAACGATGA
- a CDS encoding cobyrinate a,c-diamide synthase, translated as MSDNQIHIPRIVIAGTHSGCGKTTVATGLMGALTARGLKVQPFKVGPDFIDPTHHTAICGRSSRNLDPYMMGKDEVMRTFTSASEGADIAVIEGVMGLHDGIDGTGISSTADCAKILSSPIILVCDVKGMSRSVHALIMGYTGFDPAVTCSGVIYNRGGSERHRSMIRLEETIPSFGWIPRNDSLTVGSRHLGLAMAGEGEGMEKTSAVIEECCEIEGIIKAASAAPPLPMRREEGSSESGKVRIGVAMDQAFCFYYAENLTRLRRAGADLIFFSPMTNHLPDVDCLYLGGGYPELYAKALEESPCRQEIQKAAEGGLPIYGECGGLIYLSRSLSTDEGRYSLAGVVPADAEMKSRFQALGYIDGEVSHTSSSFTKGLSFRGHEFHYSTVYPDTDTRYAFTLKRGKGIMDQQDGIIAGETIAGYSHLYFTDRFAEELVAMATKYSSE; from the coding sequence TTGTCAGATAACCAGATACATATCCCAAGAATAGTCATCGCAGGCACGCACAGCGGCTGCGGAAAGACCACCGTCGCTACCGGGCTGATGGGGGCCCTGACCGCACGAGGACTGAAGGTCCAGCCATTCAAGGTCGGCCCCGACTTCATCGATCCCACGCATCATACAGCGATCTGCGGGAGGAGTTCACGAAACCTCGATCCCTACATGATGGGGAAGGATGAGGTGATGAGGACCTTCACCTCTGCCTCGGAAGGAGCGGATATCGCCGTCATCGAAGGGGTGATGGGCCTCCATGACGGTATCGACGGCACAGGCATTTCAAGTACCGCCGATTGTGCGAAGATCCTCTCAAGCCCGATCATCCTCGTCTGTGATGTCAAGGGGATGAGCAGGAGCGTTCATGCATTAATCATGGGGTATACAGGCTTTGATCCGGCAGTCACCTGCTCCGGTGTCATCTACAATCGTGGGGGATCTGAACGCCACCGGAGTATGATACGTCTCGAAGAGACGATCCCATCGTTTGGCTGGATCCCCCGGAATGATAGTCTCACCGTCGGAAGCCGCCATCTCGGACTGGCAATGGCAGGCGAGGGAGAGGGGATGGAGAAGACCAGTGCGGTCATCGAGGAGTGCTGCGAGATCGAGGGGATCATCAAGGCGGCTTCTGCTGCTCCCCCCCTTCCAATGAGGAGAGAGGAGGGAAGCAGTGAATCCGGGAAGGTCCGGATCGGTGTTGCGATGGACCAGGCGTTCTGCTTCTATTATGCAGAGAACCTGACGCGCCTCCGGAGAGCGGGTGCGGACCTCATCTTCTTCTCTCCGATGACCAACCACCTCCCGGATGTTGATTGCCTGTACCTCGGCGGCGGGTATCCCGAGCTGTACGCCAAGGCGCTTGAAGAGAGCCCCTGTCGACAGGAGATACAAAAGGCTGCTGAAGGGGGACTTCCAATCTATGGTGAGTGCGGAGGTCTCATCTACCTCTCCCGATCGCTCAGCACGGATGAGGGAAGGTACAGCCTGGCGGGTGTTGTCCCGGCAGATGCAGAGATGAAGAGCCGTTTCCAGGCACTTGGCTATATCGATGGAGAGGTCAGCCACACATCTTCATCATTTACGAAAGGGCTCTCCTTCAGGGGCCACGAATTTCATTACTCAACCGTCTACCCGGATACTGATACACGCTACGCCTTTACTCTGAAGAGGGGAAAAGGGATTATGGATCAGCAGGACGGGATTATTGCGGGAGAGACCATCGCAGGATACAGCCATCTCTACTTCACGGACCGGTTTGCAGAGGAGCTCGTTGCAATGGCTACGAAATACAGCTCAGAGTGA